The following proteins come from a genomic window of Gemmatimonadota bacterium:
- a CDS encoding acetyl-CoA C-acetyltransferase produces the protein MRPVAILSAVRTPIGRFLGSLAEVSACDLGITASREAIRRAGVSQADIGETIFGMARQAGSGPNPARQISMGAGVPETACAFTVNKACASGLKSVTLAASAILEGEARFVLAGGAESMTRVPHYLTQARNGYRLGHAEIVDGMYLDGFHCPIADQLMGATAETIAEQLGLTRTEQDEYALQSQTRAAAARDAGRFDDERVPVTIPGRRGETHEFTQDEHLRPDTTLEKLARLPAVFRKGGTVHAGNSSGITDGAAALVLADARDAQRAGTPPLGWIVGWASAGVGAEVMGLGPIPSIRRLLDRTGWKLADVDLIELNEAFAAQVLAVVRELQIDPERMNVNGGAIALGHPIGATGARILATLLHEMRRRGAARGIATLCVSGGMGYSVAVTREKP, from the coding sequence GTGAGACCTGTCGCCATTCTCTCCGCGGTCCGCACGCCCATTGGCCGCTTTCTGGGATCCCTCGCGGAGGTGTCGGCCTGCGACCTAGGAATCACTGCATCGCGTGAGGCAATCCGCCGGGCCGGGGTTTCGCAAGCGGACATTGGGGAGACCATCTTCGGCATGGCTCGTCAGGCAGGGAGCGGTCCCAACCCCGCCCGCCAGATTTCGATGGGCGCCGGAGTGCCGGAGACGGCGTGCGCATTCACGGTCAACAAGGCCTGCGCCAGCGGGCTCAAGTCGGTGACGCTGGCGGCCTCTGCCATTCTGGAGGGCGAAGCCCGCTTTGTACTCGCGGGAGGCGCGGAGAGCATGACCCGCGTCCCGCACTACCTGACGCAGGCACGCAACGGGTACCGCCTGGGGCATGCGGAGATCGTCGACGGGATGTACCTCGATGGATTCCATTGCCCGATCGCCGATCAACTCATGGGTGCCACCGCAGAGACGATCGCCGAACAACTGGGCCTCACCCGGACAGAGCAGGACGAATACGCCCTCCAAAGCCAGACGCGCGCGGCCGCTGCCCGGGACGCCGGTCGCTTCGACGACGAACGGGTTCCGGTGACCATCCCCGGGCGACGCGGTGAGACGCACGAGTTCACTCAAGACGAACATCTCCGCCCGGACACCACGCTGGAGAAACTGGCGCGTCTTCCTGCCGTCTTTCGCAAGGGAGGGACGGTCCATGCGGGGAACTCCTCCGGCATTACTGACGGAGCCGCCGCGCTCGTGCTGGCCGACGCCCGTGACGCACAGCGGGCCGGCACACCGCCTCTCGGATGGATCGTCGGCTGGGCTTCGGCGGGAGTCGGCGCGGAAGTGATGGGCCTCGGCCCGATCCCCTCCATCCGCCGTCTCTTGGATCGAACGGGCTGGAAGCTCGCGGATGTGGATCTGATCGAACTCAACGAGGCCTTCGCCGCCCAGGTACTGGCCGTCGTCCGGGAACTGCAGATCGATCCGGAACGCATGAATGTGAACGGGGGTGCCATCGCGCTCGGGCATCCCATCGGTGCCACCGGCGCCCGCATCCTGGCGACGCTCCTGCACGAAATGCGTCGGCGCGGGGCCGCGCGGGGGATCGCCACCCTTTGCGTGAGCGGCGGGATGGGCTACTCCGTCGCGGTCACGCGAGAGAAGCCCTGA
- a CDS encoding SAM-dependent chlorinase/fluorinase: protein MPIVTLLTDYGLRDPYIGEVKGALLARAPQAALVDLTHAVMPGDLRAASWLVGRAWDRFPEGTVHLVVVDPGVGTDRRALIAAGAGRFFVGPDNGLLSHASERFPDGWEYREISRPPEVSPGRGTTFDGRDVFAVAAGRLAAGEAFDALGEAASDPVRLRSFTPIGTGRVWDTEIHWVDGYGNLVTGAEEGFLRSAFGDAWRDIVVRVGNREIRGIRNAYAEVGRGEPVLTIGGGGTLEIAVNGGRAVRVLGPPSNRRVRIVAGGDG, encoded by the coding sequence ATGCCGATCGTCACGCTGCTGACGGACTACGGCCTTCGAGATCCATACATCGGAGAGGTCAAGGGCGCCCTTCTCGCCCGGGCACCGCAGGCCGCGCTCGTGGACCTGACGCACGCGGTCATGCCGGGAGATCTGCGCGCGGCATCCTGGCTGGTGGGGCGGGCGTGGGACCGGTTCCCGGAGGGCACGGTCCATCTGGTGGTGGTAGACCCGGGGGTCGGGACGGACCGCAGGGCGCTGATCGCCGCCGGTGCGGGTCGGTTCTTCGTGGGGCCGGACAACGGACTCCTCTCCCATGCATCGGAGAGATTCCCCGACGGCTGGGAGTATCGCGAGATCTCCCGCCCGCCGGAAGTGTCTCCCGGGCGCGGAACGACATTCGACGGACGGGATGTCTTCGCCGTGGCGGCCGGTCGACTGGCTGCCGGAGAGGCATTCGATGCGCTGGGAGAAGCCGCATCGGATCCGGTTCGCCTGCGCTCGTTCACTCCGATTGGAACGGGCAGGGTCTGGGATACGGAGATCCACTGGGTGGACGGTTACGGAAACCTGGTCACCGGCGCGGAGGAGGGTTTCCTGCGGTCCGCATTCGGGGACGCGTGGCGTGACATTGTCGTTCGCGTGGGGAACCGGGAGATCCGGGGAATCCGCAACGCCTACGCCGAGGTGGGGCGGGGAGAACCCGTCCTTACCATTGGCGGGGGCGGGACTCTGGAGATTGCGGTGAATGGCGGGCGGGCCGTCCGGGTGCTCGGGCCACCATCGAATCGACGCGTGAGGATTGTCGCGGGGGGAGACGGATGA